Proteins encoded by one window of Lathyrus oleraceus cultivar Zhongwan6 chromosome 1, CAAS_Psat_ZW6_1.0, whole genome shotgun sequence:
- the LOC127117440 gene encoding casein kinase 1-like protein 3: MDRIIGEKFKLGRKIGSGSFGEIYLATHIDTFEIVAVKIETGKTKHPQLLYEAKLYNILQGGSGIPSIRWSGVDGEDNVLVMDLLGPSLEDLFVYCGRKFSLKTVLMLADQMMTRIEYVHSKGFLHRDIKPDNFLMGLGRKANLVYVIDFGLAKRYRDSATNRHIPYRENKNLTGTARYASCNTHLGIEQSRRDDLESLGYVLLYFLRGSLPWQNLKAATKKQKYDKICEKKVSTPIEVLCKSHPVEFASYFHYCHSLTFDQRPDYGFLRRLFRELFAREGYKFDYVFDWTILKYQQSQKSRVQPHISPVPVVSNNRAMPMDVDNHQGDVSAEQIKSDNATTSGVKFQFKSSGGKNIASENPLGKNIFGEAPIPSTSYSFEASRRNSLKPSPSAEAANHRHGQGSSKIGPSSSRMNVLHINSAK; this comes from the exons ATGGATCGAATCATCGGCGAGAAGTTCAAGCTAGGTCGAAAGATCGGAAGCGGATCCTTCGGTGAAATCTATCTCG CTACTCATATTGATACGTTCGAGATCGTTGCCGTCAAGATC GAGACTGGTAAAACGAAGCATCCACAATTGCTTTATGAAGCCAAGCTCTATAATATTCTTCAAGGAGGAA GTGGTATCCCAAGCATTAGATGGAGTGGTGTAGACGGAGAAGACAATGTGCTTGTTATGGATTTGTTGGGGCCTAGTCTAGAGGATCTTTTTGTTTACTGTGGGAGGAAGTTCTCTCTCAAAACTGTCTTGATGTTGGCTGATCAAATG ATGACCAGAATAGAGTACGTGCATTCTAAAGGATTCCTACACAGGGATATTAAACCGGATAACTTTCTCATGGGACTTGGTCGGAAGGCAAACCTG GTTTATGTAATTGATTTTGGGCTTGCAAAACGATATCGGGACTCTGCAACCAATCGCCACATCCCCTACAG GGAGAACAAAAACTTAACAGGTACTGCACGGTATGCAAGCTGCAATACTCATCTTGGGATTG AGCAAAGCCGGCGGGATGATTTGGAGTCACTGGGGTATGTGCTTTTGTACTTCCTCAGAGGAAG CCTTCCTTGGCAAAACCTTAAGGCTGCGACGAAGAAGCAAAAGTATGATAAAATATGTGAAAAGAAAGTATCAACTCCTATTGAG GTTTTATGCAAATCTCATCCTGTAGAGTTTGCTTCATACTTTCATTATTGCCATTCTTTGACTTTTGATCAGCGACCTGATTATGGATTCTTGAGGCGCCTATTTCGAGAATTATTTGCTCGTGAAG GTTACAAATTTGATTATGTGTTTGATTGGACAATTTTAAAGTACCAGCAGTCTCAAAAGAGTAGAGTCCAGCCTCACATATCC CCGGTTCCTGTAGTGAGTAACAACCGGGCAATGCCCATGGATGTTGATAACCACCAAG GGGATGTCTCAGCCGAGCAAATTAAATCAGACAATGCTACTACTTCTGGTGTTAAGTTTCAATTTAAATCATCCGGTGGTAAAAATATAGCTTCTGAAAATCCTCTTGGCAAAAAT ATTTTTGGTGAAGCACCCATCCCTTCTACTTCATACTCTTTTGAGGCATCAAGAAGAAACTCCTTGAAGCCTTCCCCGTCCGCTGAAGCTGCAAACCATAGACATGGGCAAGGGAGCAGTAAAATTGGTCCTTCAAGTAGTCGGATGAATGTTCTGCACATAAATTCTGCTAAGTGA
- the LOC127092745 gene encoding uncharacterized protein LOC127092745 produces MDASNHDMVGVLAREMNTIFSPLIKNVNRTNNDNAQSYQQLSAQMGRIADFLGAPQSFVRRRPNQVIIQEEEPTINQVRPPRQAPDERVMGSRLEQQPVRQEVPEVQPKRVTMVNIDQDVDEVIHRVRQENMMENNLTTMIERIMAHNGLNTGLQRPNYTSPLSEYALQTELPRGCKIPKFTKFSRDTSESTIEHIARYMTEAEDLANSENLRMKYFPSSLMKNAFTWFTTLPPNSIDTWPHLERLFHEKFYMGQTKISLKELASIKRKLTELINDYLNRFRLLKSRCFTVVPEHELVEMAAGGNLVETEKNDRYPKKTYTFDVTKYDEIFDLLVKDGQMIVPPNTKIPPDLIQNAIKDGRLKFADRGRNQMKVDTDPLNIADTNYAEPVEINMIDMVEVEAVKETGTEGYVLVADVEPKTIEGLNGKATEATEGLRKKFKEISIADGANLGVNMVDLNHPPPPPRDGGSVEVSKDRARGNSVWLSQSQ; encoded by the exons atggatgctagtaaccatgatatggtaggagttCTTGCCAGAGAAATGAATACCATTTTTTCTCCCCTAATAAAGAATGTAAATAGGACTAACAATGATAATGCCCAATCATACCAACAACTGTCAGCGCAGATGGGACGCATAGCAGATTTCCTAGGCGCCCCCCAGTCCTTTGTTCGACGCAGACCAAACCAAGTTATAATCCAGGAAGAAGAACCAACTATAAATCAGGTTCGACCACCTAGACAAGCGCCTGACGAAAGGGTCATGGGGTCAAGATTAGAACAACAGCCAGTTCGACAAGAAGTCCCTGAAGTACAACCTAAGAGAGTAACGATGGTTAATATAGACCAGGATGTAGACGAAGTAATTCATAGGGTTAGGCAAGAAAACATGATGGAAAATAACTTAACTACTATGATAGAGAGAATCATGGCCCATAATGGTTTGAATACAGGACTTCAACGGCCAAATTATACCTCTCCTTTATCAGAATACGCCCTACAAACTGAATTACCAAGGGGTTGTAAAatccctaagttcaccaaattctcaaGGGACACTAGTGAATCCACTATAGAACACATAGCCAGATACATGACTGAGGCAGAGGATTTGGCGAACAGTGAGAACCTAAGAATGAAATATTTCCCCAGTTCATTAATGAAGAATGCCTTCACGTGGTTTACAACTTTGCCACCAAATTCCATAGATACTTGGCCTCATTTGGAGAGATTATTTCATGAAAAATTCTACATGGGCCAAACTAAGATAAGTCTTAAGGAATTAGCCAGTATTAAAAGAAAACTCACTGAACTTATAAATGATTATCTGAATAGGTTCCGTTTGTTGAAATCTAGATGCTTTACAGTAGTGCCTGAACATGaattggtcgaaatggccgctggAGG GAACCTTGTCGAAACTGAAAAGAATGATAGATATCCTAAAAAGACTTACACATTTGATGTTACCAAATATGATGAAATCTTCGATTTATTAGTAAAAGATGGCCAAATGATAGTGCCTCCTAATACCAAAATTCCTCC ggatcttattCAGAATGCAATTAAGGATGGCCGCCTCAAGTTCGCTGACAGGGGGAGAAACCAGATGAAGGTTGACACTGACCCCCTTAACATTGCTGACACAAATTATGCCGAACCTGTCGAAATCAACATGATTGACATGGTGGAAGTGGAAGCTGTGAAGGAAACAGGAACTGAAGGCTATGTGCTA GTTGCTGATGTCGAACCAAAGACCATTGAAGGTCTTAATGGGAAGGCAACTGAGGCTACTGAGGGCCTAAGGAAGAAATTTAAGGAAATTTCAATCGCTGATGGCGCCAATCTAGGTGTCAACATGGTGGATCTTAACCACCCCCCCCCACCCCCAAGAGATGGAGGAAGTGTAGAGGTGTCTAAAGATAGAGCAAGAGGGAATTCAGTTTGGCTATCCCAAAGCCAATGA